Within the Brevinematales bacterium genome, the region GCGGACGCCTATCTGGCGAAAAAAGACCCGGTTAATGCGTTGAAGTACTACGAGAAACTGGGCGATAAAAACAATTATAAAAAGGTCGGCGATTTGTACCTCGAACTGGGGAATCCCGACGCCGCCGCGAAGGTCTACGATAAGCTTGAAGATAAGGACAGCTTCAAGATGCTCGCGGATAAATTTTTCAAGATGGAGAAACTCGAGCTGGCGGGGAAATACTTCCAGAAGATCGACGATAAGGGCGGTATGAAGGCGGTCGCGGATAAGTATTATGGAAAGGAAAACTATGAAAGCGCCGCGCGTTACTACGGCTTTATCGGCGATAGTGTCAAGCAGAAGGAATGCTTCAAAAATCTTGCCGACGATTATGTCGATCTGGAAAACTTCGTGAAGGCCGGAGATTTCTACGGAAAGGCCGGCGATATCGAAAAAGGTAAGGAAATGTTTCTGAAGGCCGCCCAGTTATTTACCGAAACCGGGGATATGACTAACGCCGCAGAGTATTACGGGAAGGCAGGCGACCAGAAGGCAAAAAAAGATATCTATCTCAAGCTCGCCAAGGAGTCGGACAAACTCAAAGACTATAATATGGCGGCGTACTATTCCATGAAAGCCGGGGACGAGAAGGGTATGAAAAATTATTACCTGAAAATCGCCGACGATTACGACAAGAAGAAAGAGTACGATAAAGCGATTGAGTTCGCTAAAAAAGCGGGGGATTTCGGCGCCGAAAAGAAATACTATAAAAAAATCGCCGATTCCCTGATGGAGAACGAGGCTTATCAGGATGCGGCGGAGTATTATAAAAAGGCCGGGGATGAGAAAAAAGTAAAGGCCGCGTTAAAGAAAGCCGCCGATAAAGAAAAAATGATTATGGACTATGGCAATAGAATTCTGGAATTTATACTTGAACATTATGATACTATTATCACGGCCGAACCCGATCTGACCGAGTTAAAGAAACTTCTCGATTCGTTCGAGAAAAAAATCGGGTTTAACGATTTGATTCAGGCCGAGGTATTCGCTAGGGATTTCGCCATCGGCGAGGCCGAGAAAATCCTGAAGAGCGTTTCGCTGGAGGATATGTCCGACGAACAGTTACAGCTTCTCGAATCCTATAAATCGATTGCCGACTTCCTGAAGAAGTATATCGAGGGTTCGGGCTCTAAATAACGGCAGGGTCTCATGTCCTACAAGATTGCGGGGGGGCATCCGTCCTATCATAGCCGGATTCCGCAGTTTGTCCTGTTCAGCGGGAAAGAGATTAATACCGCGATTCTGGGGGAGCATCCCGAAAAATTTCTGGCGTCTTTATACCGCAAAAAGCACGGCTACTATAGCTATAAACATTCCTATCTTGCTATCGAAAACGGGAATACCGTCGCGGGTTGCATTTTCGCGCTGGACTATGCTATAATTAGAAAAGAGTATTTTTCGGAAGTGTTGAACCATCTTTCACATCCGGTTATCCTGCTCCGGCAGTTGAAAGCCATGCGGGACGCCGAGCGGATTATTCAAAGCGTCGAACAGAATGATTGTTATATCACGCATCTCGCCGTGCTCCCGGAGTTTCGTTCGATGGGTATAGGCGAAGCGCTACTGAACC harbors:
- a CDS encoding tetratricopeptide repeat protein gives rise to the protein MIKIKNILFISAIILISGLASCGSGVEGFLKAGDYAKADAESGKLKGKAKVDSLNKIAEFYFTQGSYSNSAKYYKKIEDVFFESKIASGSLTEQFDKETMNIPNKGYQKIADAYFTNGDYQNAIKYYEKTGYKDGYRLIADAYLAKKDPVNALKYYEKLGDKNNYKKVGDLYLELGNPDAAAKVYDKLEDKDSFKMLADKFFKMEKLELAGKYFQKIDDKGGMKAVADKYYGKENYESAARYYGFIGDSVKQKECFKNLADDYVDLENFVKAGDFYGKAGDIEKGKEMFLKAAQLFTETGDMTNAAEYYGKAGDQKAKKDIYLKLAKESDKLKDYNMAAYYSMKAGDEKGMKNYYLKIADDYDKKKEYDKAIEFAKKAGDFGAEKKYYKKIADSLMENEAYQDAAEYYKKAGDEKKVKAALKKAADKEKMIMDYGNRILEFILEHYDTIITAEPDLTELKKLLDSFEKKIGFNDLIQAEVFARDFAIGEAEKILKSVSLEDMSDEQLQLLESYKSIADFLKKYIEGSGSK
- a CDS encoding GNAT family N-acetyltransferase — protein: MSYKIAGGHPSYHSRIPQFVLFSGKEINTAILGEHPEKFLASLYRKKHGYYSYKHSYLAIENGNTVAGCIFALDYAIIRKEYFSEVLNHLSHPVILLRQLKAMRDAERIIQSVEQNDCYITHLAVLPEFRSMGIGEALLN